One Aethina tumida isolate Nest 87 chromosome 5, icAetTumi1.1, whole genome shotgun sequence genomic window carries:
- the LOC109607749 gene encoding aldose reductase-related protein 2-like: MASKAFIELPGGYNMPSVGLGTWQAKDEKELESALNAALEAGYRHIDTAFDYGNEAIIGKIVKKWIDSGKIKREELFITTKLPVSAVRPSSVEEHLKMSLENLGLQYVDLYLIHFPVCLKPDDGSNKDKKFYETEITDHIAVWKKMEEQVNAGRTRSIGLSNFTAKQIERILKSNPKYKPANLQNEIHVYMQQQDLVKYCHQNGISVTAYSPLGSPGMNKFLVSMGLEPEQLPDMLTDETIKAIAKKHKKTNAQIMLRYLLQRNIIVIPKSVTPSRLKENIEIFDFELDTEDVAALNSLEVGPKARVCNWRALPGLEKNPEYPF, from the exons ATGGCTTCTAAAGCATTCATTGAACTGCCTGGTGGCTACAATATGCCTAGCGTTGGTTTGGGCACATGGCAAGCGAAGGATGAAAAAGAATTAGAATCAGCTCTAAATGCTGCCTTGGAAGCTGGTTACAGACACATTGACACTGCCTTCGATTACGGCAACGAAGCGATAATTggtaaaattgtgaaaaaatgGATTGACTCAGGCAAAATCAAGAGGGAGGAACTGTTCATCACCACAAAACTTCCCGTCAGTGCAGTGCGTCCCAGCAGTGTTGAAGAACACTTAAAAATGTCGCTAGAAAATTTAGGTTTACAATATGTTGACCTGTATTTAATCCATTTTCCTGTGTGCTTGAAACCAGACGACGGAAGCAATAAAGATAAGAAGTTTTATGAAACTGAAATCACCGATCACATCGCTGTTTGGAAGAAAATGGAAGAACAAGTGAACGCAGGACGCACCAGATCGATAGGTCTGTCAAATTTCACCGCCAAACAAATCGAGAGAATCCTAAAATCGAATCCGAAATACAAGCCAGCCAATTTGCAGAACGAAATCCACGTTTATATGCAGCAACAGGATTTGGTCAAATATTGTCACCAGAATGGTATTTCTGTCACTGCATATTCTCCACTTGGTTCACCGGGAATGAACAAATTTTTGGTGTCCATGGGTTTGGA acCAGAACAATTGCCGGACATGTTAACCGACGAGACAATTAAGGCGATCgccaaaaaacacaaaaagacGAACGCCCAAATCATGTTAAGGTACCTACTCCAAaggaatattattgttattccaAAGAGCGTCACTCCTTCCAGACTGAAGGAGAATATCGAAATTTTCGATTTTGAACTCGATACTGAAGATGTAGCTGCCCTTAATTCTTTGGAAGTCGGTCCAAAGGCACGTGTCTGTAATTGGAGAGCTTTACCAGG gcTGGAAAAGAACCCTGAATATCCTTTCTAA
- the LOC109600812 gene encoding aldo-keto reductase family 1 member B7-like: MTSKTFIELPGGYKMPTIGLGTFGTKDENEVESAINAAIEAGYRYIDTALLYENEVPIGKALKKLFDSGKIKREELFITTKLPLFGIRASSVEQYMKESLKNLGLEYVDLYLVHSPVCVKLTGRTLFDPDRKNKTFETEITDHIAVWKKMEEQVDAGRARSIGLSNFTAKQIEKILKSNPKYKPANLQIEIHVYLQQHDLVNYCHQNGISVTAYAPLTSPGMNEFLVSLGFEPKQIPDLFADETIKKIGKKYHKTNAQIALKYLHQRNIIVIPKSTESSMLKENMNILDFELDSEDLAALNSLEIGPKARVIDWSFFPGLEKNLEFPF, translated from the exons ATGACTTCCAAAACATTCATTGAACTACCTGGCGGATATAAAATGCCCACCATTGGGTTGGGAACTTTTggg ACAAAAGATGAAAATGAAGTAGAATCAGCTATAAACGCAGCTATAGAAGCTGGCTACAGATACATCGACACAGCCTTACTCTACGAGAATGAAGTTCCAATTGGAAAagctttgaaaaaattattcgaCTCTGGTAAGATTAAGAGGGAAGAACTGTTCATCACCACTAAACTACCTCTGTTCGGTATACGAGCCAGCAGTGTGGAACAATACATGAAGGAGTCCTTAAAAAATCTAGGTTTGGAGTATGTCGACTTGTATTTGGTTCATTCTCCTGTATGTGTGAAATTGACCGGTAGAACTTTGTTCGATCCAGACCGTAAAAACAAGACTTTTGAAACTGAAATCACTGATCACATTGCCGTTTGGAAG aaaatggAAGAACAGGTAGACGCTGGTCGCGCCAGATCAATTGGTCTGTCCAATTTCACGGcgaaacaaatcgaaaaaattctaaaatctaACCCGAAATACAAACCAGCCAACTTACAAATCGAAATTCACGTGTACTTGCAACAACACGACTTAGTTAATTACTGTCACCAAAATGGAATTTCTGTAACAGCGTATGCACCTCTAACATCACCTGGAATGAACGAGTTCTTGGTTTCTTTAGGTTTTGA GCCGAAGCAAATTCCAGACTTATTTGCGGACGAAACCATTAAAAAGATCGGCAAAAAATACCACAAGACTAACGCACAAATTGCGTTGAAATATCTTCaccaaagaaatataatagttaTCCCGAAGAGTACCGAATCTTCTATGCTGAAGGAAAACATGAACATTTTAGATTTTGAACTAGATTCTGAGGATCTAGCTGCCCTTAACTCTTTAGAAATTGGTCCTAAGGCACGTGTCATTGATTGGTCGTTCTTCCCAGG CCTGGAAAAGAACCTTGAATTTCCTTTCTGA
- the LOC109600816 gene encoding aldo-keto reductase family 1 member B1 — MACKISMTLPGGYKMPAVGLGTWEAKNENELESALNAALKAGYRHFDTAFVYDNEVLIGKILKKWFDSGKIKREELFITTKLPVFGVRASSVEEYMKKSLENLGLEYVDLYLIHFPVCMKLNSVGQKNVETEITDHIAVWKKMEEQVDAGRTRSIGLSNFTRQQVEKILKSNPKHKPANLQNEIHVYMQQQDLVNYCHQNGITVTAYSPLGSPGFNKFLASVGFEPKEIPDMLSDETIKGIAKKHNKTNAQVMLRYLHQRNIIVIPKSVTPSRLKENIDIFNFELDAKDMAALNSLEVGPKARVCDWGIFLGLENNPEYPF, encoded by the exons ATGGCTTGTAAAATATCCATGACACTACCTGGTGGCTATAAAATGCCTGCTGTTGGTTTGGGAACATGGGAG gCAAAGAATGAAAACGAATTAGAATCAGCTCTAAATGCTGCCTTGAAAGCTGGCTACAGACACTTTGACACCGCCTTCGTTTACGATAACGAAGTGCTTAttggaaaaattttgaaaaaatggttTGATTCCGGTAAAATTAAGAGGGAGGAGCTGTTCATCACCACAAAATTACCCGTATTTGGTGTTCGTGCTAGCAGTGTTGAGGAATACATGAAGAAATCTCTGGAAAATCTGGGTTTAGAATATGTTGACTTGTATTTAATCCATTTCCCTGTGTGCATGAAACTCAACAGCGTAGGTCAGAAAAATGTTGAAACTGAAATCACCGATCACATCGCCGTTTGGAAG AAAATGGAAGAACAGGTGGACGCTGGACGCACCAGATCAATTGGCCTGTCAAATTTTACCCGTCAACAAGtcgaaaaaattctaaagtcgAATCCAAAACACAAACCGGCCAATTTGCAAAATGAAATTCACGTGTACATGCAACAACAAGACTTGGTTAATTACTGTCACCAAAATGGAATTACAGTCACTGCCTACTCTCCACTGGGATCACCGGGATTTAACAAATTCTTGGCGTCCGTAGGTTTTGA GCCCAAAGAAATTCCAGACATGCTAAGCGACGAAACAATTAAAGGGATCGCCAAAAAACACAACAAGACAAACGCACAAGTTATGTTGAGATATCTTCACCAACGAAACATTATTGTGATCCCCAAGAGTGTCACACCCTCTAGACTAAAGGAAAacattgatattttcaattttgaactTGACGCTAAAGATATGGCTGCTCTTAATTCTTTGGAAGTTGGTCCAAAGGCACGAGTCTGTGATTGGGGAATTTTTCTAGG ATTGGAAAACAATCCCGAATACCCTTTCTAA
- the LOC109600822 gene encoding aldose reductase-related protein 2-like produces MASKASMELPGGYKMPAVGLGTWEAKDETELESALNAALEAGYRHIDTALVYENEVLIGKILKKWFDSGKIKREELFITTKLPVFGVRASSVEEYMKKSLENLGLEYVDLYLIHFPVCMKLNDGPLFEPNSKEPKTVETEVTDHIAVWKKMEEQVDAGRTRSIGLSNFTGQQIEKILKSNPKHKPANLQNEIHVYMQQQELVNYCHQNGITVTAYSPLGSPGINKFLVSLGLEPKEIPNMLSDETIKGIAKKHNKTNAQVMLRYLHQRNIIVIPKSVTPSRLKENIDIFDFELDAEDMAALNSLEVGPKARVCDWGVFPGLENNSEYPF; encoded by the exons ATGGCTTCTAAAGCATCCATGGAACTACCTGGTGGCTATAAAATGCCTGCTGTTGGCTTAGGAACATGGGAG GCAAAGGATGAGACTGAATTGGAATCAGCTCTAAATGCTGCCTTAGAAGCCGGTTACAGACACATTGATACCGCCTTAGTCTACGAAAACGAAGttttaataggaaaaattttgaaaaaatggttTGATTCCGGTAAAATCAAGAGGGAAGAGTTGTTTATCACCACAAAATTGCCCGTGTTTGGTGTTCGTGCCAGTAGCGTTGAGGAATACATGAAGAAATCTCTGGAAAATCTCGGTTTAGAATATGTCGACTTGTATTTAATCCATTTTCCTGTGTGCATGAAACTAAACGATGGACCTCTCTTTGAACCCAACAGCAAAGAACCGAAGACTGTTGAAACTGAAGTGACCGATCATATTGCTGTTTGGAAG aaaatggaGGAACAGGTTGACGCCGGACGCACCAGATCAATTGGCCTGTCGAATTTCACCGGTCAGCAAAtcgaaaaaattctaaagtcgAACCCAAAACACAAACCGGCCAATTTGCAAAACGAAATCCACGTGTACATGCAGCAACAAGAATTGGTTAATTACTGTCACCAAAACGGAATTACAGTCACTGCGTACTCTCCACTTGGATCACCGGGAATTAACAAATTCTTGGTGTCGTTAGGTTTAGA GCCCAAAGAAATTCCAAACATGTTAAGCGACGAAACGATTAAAGGTATCGCcaaaaaacacaacaaaacAAACGCACAAGTTATGTTGAGATACCTTCACCAACGGAATATTATTGTGATCCCGAAGAGTGTCACACCCTCTAGACTAAAGGAAAACATTGATATTTTCGATTTTGAACTCGACGCTGAAGATATGGCTGCTCTTAATTCTTTGGAAGTTGGCCCAAAGGCACGAGTCTGTGACTGGGGAGTTTTCCCAGG GTTGGAAAACAATTCCGAATACcctttttaa
- the LOC109600823 gene encoding aldose reductase-related protein 2 encodes MAAKIFMDLPGGLKMPAIGLGTWQATDEEELAKALDAALEVGYRHIDTAFVYNNELIIGKVLKKWFESGKLKREDLFITTKLPMFAVKAEKVEELLTTSLKNLGLDYVDLYLIHFPVCLRLGEGETFSREAKSFETEVTDHIAVWKKMEEQVDAGRTKTIGISNFNKRQIENILKSNPRIRPANLQVELHVYLQQQDLVHYCLENGITVTAYSPLGSPGLNKFLESLGKPTKPLPDMLHDEKIKQIASKHKKSNAQIMLRYLIQRSIIVIPKSVTPARLQENIEIFDFALDAEDMDTLNSLEVGESARVCDFKMFPGLEKNAEWPFE; translated from the exons ATGGCGgccaaaatatttatggattTACCTGGAGGACTTAAAATGCCGGCCATTGGCCTCGGCACTTGGCAG GCTACTGATGAGGAAGAGTTAGCAAAGGCATTGGATGCAGCTTTGGAAGTGGGTTATCGCCACATAGACACGGCTTTTGTCTACaacaatgaattaataatcGGCAAAGTACTTAAAAAATGGTTCGAGTCAGGCAAATTGAAAAGAGAGGATCTGTTCATCACCACCAAATTACCTATGTTCGCTGTAAAGGCTGAGAAGGTCGAAGAATTGTTGACCACATCGTTGAAAAATTTGGGTCTTGATTATGTGGACTTGTACTTGATACATTTTCCTGTGTGCTTGAGGCTGGGGGAAGGCGAGACATTCAGTAGGGAAGCTAAATCTTTCGAAACAGAAGTCACCGATCACATTGCGGTGTGGAAG AAAATGGAAGAACAAGTGGACGCTGGACGTACTAAAACAATAggtatttccaatttcaacaAAAGGCAAATTGAGAACATCCTTAAGTCGAACCCAAGGATCAGACCTGCCAACTTGCAGGTCGAATTGCACGTTTATTTGCAGCAACAAGATTTGGTACATTATTGTCTGGAAAATGGAATCACTGTTACAGCTTATTCGCCACTTGGATCTCCAGGCCTCAACAAGTTCTTGGAATCACTCGGCAAacc gacCAAACCTTTACCAGACATGTTACACGatgagaaaattaaacaaattgccTCCAAACACAAGAAATCAAACGCCCAAATTAtgttaagatatttaatacaaaggAGTATTATAGTAATTCCAAAAAGTGTCACTCCTGCAAGATTGCAAGAGAATATTGAGATATTTGATTTCGCTTTGGATGCAGAGGACAtggatactttaaattctttggagGTTGGCGAAAGCGCCAGAGTTtgtgattttaaaatgttcccaGG GTTGGAGAAGAACGCAGAATGGCCGTTTGAGTGA
- the LOC109600824 gene encoding aldose reductase-related protein 2 → MAKSLDLPGGYKIPVVGLGTWDAKDERELVMAVNAALELGYRHIDTAFAYENEKIIGGVLKQWFNLGKLKREDIFITTKLPVTAVRADKVEEFLKKSLENLGLDYVDLYLIHFPVCLKVNQGEAVAKKTYDTENTDHVAVWKKMGEQVDNGLTRSIGLSNFNIKQIQRILDSNPKHKPANLQVEVHVYFQQHELIDYCNKNGITVTAYSPLGTPGINKFLISLGQEPKKLPDMLYNEQIKQIGDKHKKSNAQVMLKFLLQKNLIVIPKSVKPTRLKENIDLFDFTLDNEDLKILNSMNVGPQARICDWKMLPGLEFNPEYPFEK, encoded by the exons ATGGCAAAATCGCTCGATTTACCTGGTGGATATAAAATTCCCGTTGTGGGATTAGGAACGTGGGAT GCAAAAGACGAAAGAGAATTGGTGATGGCCGTAAACGCTGCTCTTGAATTGGGTTACCGTCACATCGACACAGCTTTTGCCTACGAAAACGAAAAAATCATTGGCGGAGTGCTGAAACAGTGGTTTAACTTGGGAAAACTGAAGAGGGAAGACATTTTCATCACAACAAAGCTACCTGTAACAGCAGTAAGGGCAGACAAAGTggaagaatttttgaaaaagtcCCTGGAAAATTTGGGTTTGGATTACGTAGATCTGTACTTGATACACTTCCCTGTATGTTTAAAGGTCAATCAGGGTGAAGCTGTTGCCAAGAAGACTTACGACACCGAAAACACAGATCATGTTGCAGTTTGGAAA aaaatggGAGAGCAAGTTGACAATGGCTTGACACGATCCATAGGTTTATCCAATTTCAACATAAAacaaatccaaagaatcctcGACTCAAACCCAAAGCACAAGCCAGCCAATTTGCAGGTCGAAGTTCACGTTTACTTTCAACAACATGAACTGATAGATTACTGTAACAAGAATGGCATAACCGTCACTGCCTACTCTCCTTTAGGAACGCCTGGAATCAACAAGTTCTTAATATCACTCGGACAAga GCCGAAAAAACTACCTGACATGTTGTACAATGAACAAATTAAGCAAATTGGTGACAAACACAAAAAGAGCAACGCTCAGGTGATGTTGAAGTTTCTCTTGCAGAAGAATTTGATTGTCATACCAAAGAGTGTCAAACCAACTCGTCTGAAGGAAAACATCGATCTTTTTGACTTCACTCTCGACAATGAAGATTTGAAGATACTCAATTCAATGAACGTGGGACCTCAAGCTCGTATTTGCGATTGGAAAATGTTGCCAGG GTTGGAATTCAATCCGGAGTACCCTTTtgagaaataa